The following are encoded in a window of Deltaproteobacteria bacterium genomic DNA:
- a CDS encoding DUF3795 domain-containing protein, with amino-acid sequence MIAFCGIDCGTCEAFIATATDDDILRKKVANQWTEAYKVQILPEYINCTGCHSSGVKVHYCENMCEVRKCAVERNVETCAQCEDYPCSRLALIFSHAPHAEAMLNSLRK; translated from the coding sequence ATGATCGCTTTTTGTGGGATCGATTGCGGCACATGCGAGGCGTTCATCGCGACGGCAACCGATGATGATATTCTGCGGAAAAAAGTGGCAAATCAATGGACGGAGGCTTACAAAGTCCAGATTCTTCCAGAATACATCAATTGTACGGGGTGCCACTCATCCGGTGTGAAGGTGCATTATTGCGAGAATATGTGCGAAGTAAGAAAATGCGCCGTCGAGCGAAATGTCGAGACCTGCGCCCAATGTGAGGATTATCCCTGCTCCCGTCTGGCTCTGATTTTCAGCCATGCCCCGCATGCGGAAGCCATGCTGAACTCGCTGAGAAAATAA